GGTGCTTAATCTGACATCTTTTAAGCGCAAAATTTTGGGACGCCGTTTCAATATTGAACTCGACCATTCTCGCCGCAGGTCGCAAAGTTGCGAAGCGCTGCGGCGCCGGTCATGTACCGGGGCCAATTGTGACGACAGTCTCGTCCTTGCAATGGATTTTACCCGATATTCAGAGGCAGCGCAGCAATCGTATGGCGTGGCCAGCGCCACGGTGCGAGGCAGACCGCATCGCCGCGCAATGTGAGCCGCGCTGCCCAGGGATTGGCAACAAGCCAATGCGCCGCCGCGCGGGAGATGCGCCTGCACTGCGCTGCGTCGATGGCTGTCATCGCGGCCGTGATATCGGGCCGAAATTTGACTTCGACAAAGACGATTGCATCATATTTGCGGGCGACGAGATCGATCTCGCCGCCGGCGGCGCCATAGCGTCGAGCAAGGATGCGATAGCCTTTGAGGCGCAAATAAAGGATGGCGATCGTTTCGGCATGCCATCCGGCAGCCAGAGCGCGTCGTCTTTTTTCGACGGATTTCGAATGGGATGTCATCGACGCCGGTGACGCTCGAGAGGCTTGGCCTCATAGCATGGCCCTATCCGAAAATTCTGCCAAGCTTCGGGCGTCGCCTATCGCGTCCGGGCCGAAAGTTCGATCGCCCGCGCATAGACTTTTCGCCGCGGCTGCCCGGTCTCGGCAGCGATGACCGTCGCGGCCTCCTTCACCGATAAAGTCTCCAGCGCCTTGCTGATTTTTGCATCGAGATCGGCGGGATCCAGAATGGCCGCCTCGTCCGAGGGCGGCGCGACAAGCAGCACGATTTCACCCTTGGGCGTCGGGCCTTCCGCCAGCGCGGTCGCGAGATCGGCGAGAGACCCGCGCCGCACCGTCTCGAAATGCTTGGTCAGTTCACGTGCCATGGCCGCCTCGCGCGGGCCGAGGACGGCGTGGAGATCGGCGAGCGCCTCGGCAACCCGATGCGGCGATTCGAAAAAGACCAGAGTGCCCGGAATCGCGGCAAGTTCGGCGATGCGCTGGCGCCGCGCGACCGATTTCGTCGGCAGAAATCCTTCGAAAAAGAAGCGATCGGTCGGCAGGCCGGCGACGACGAGGGCCGCCAGCACGGCAGAGGCGCCCGGGACACTGGTCAGCGGAATATTTTCGGCGAGGGCCGCCGCGACGAGCTTAAAGCCGGGATCCGAAATCAGCGGCGTGCCGGCGTCGGAGACGAGCGCCAACGCCGCGCCATTTGCGAGGCGCGCGAGCAAATGTGGTCGCATCACCGCGGCATTGTGCTCATGATAGGCGACGAGCGGCGTCGCGATCCCATAATGCGCCAAGAGTTTCTTGGTGACCCGCGTGTCTTCGGCGACGACGACATCGGCGGCTGCCAGCGTCGCCAAGGCGCGCAGCGAGATATCGGCGAGATTGCCGATCGGCGTGGCAACGACATGCAGGCCGGGCGCGAGCGGTTCGGCCTCCGCCTTCAGCCCAAAGGCCGTATAGGTCTTTGTCGCCGTGCCGACAAAGGGCCGGGGCACTGCCAGCGTGTCGTCCGTTTTGGCCTCTGCGTCCTCGTTCATGACCTGCCTCATGGCGGTGATTGGCCATAGTTTGAACGAAGTGTTCTATATATCGTCCGTGTGTTCTCTAAATAGAACCGTTCGCGTGTTACGACAAGTGGGGAAAGCGCCGGTCGCGACGCCGCATCGATTTACTTTCCGTTGCGCGGCGCGTGATATTATGTCTGAAAGATCGGAGAAGTTCAGGCTCTTGTTTCGGCGCCATCTCCTTGGTGCCGCATGATCTGGAACCAGCCTGTCGAAAAGTGTCGCCATCCGAATGCTCCGGAGGCGACCCGCTGCAGGGAGTCTCGCCTTGGCCAATGACACTTCCAACTGGCGTGCCCGGCTCGGGATGCACGGCTTCAGGGCGCGTGGATCCAGCCTAAGGGGAATCGGCGCCGCTGCTGCGCGTGTGGCCATGCTCGCCGCGACTTTGAGCCTCGGCGCTTGCGGCGCCTTCAATACGGCTGGCAATGGCGGCGCCAGCGATGATTTGGCCGTGGCCGCGCCGGTCGATCCGGTCCAAACGCAGGCTTTGCCGGCTCCGCAGGGCGCCACTCAGATCGGCACCGGGCCGGTGAAAGTCGCCTTGATTTTGCCGCTCACCCAGGGGACGGCGCCAAGTTCGGTGGGCACTTCTCTCCGGAACGCCGCCGATCTCGCGCTTTCGGAAGCCGGCAACACGGACATCACTTTGCTTGTCAAGGACGACCAGTCGACGCCGGCTGGCGCGCAAGCGGCGGCCCAGGCCGCTGTTGCCGACGGCGCCGATTTGATCATCGGGCCGCTCTACTCGCCGAATGTTCGCGCCGCGGCGGGGATCACCACCGCCGCCAAAAAGCCGATGATCGCGTTTTCGACCGATGCATCGGTTGCGCAACCGGGCGTCTATCTGCTGTCGTTTCTGGTCGAGACCTATGTCGACCGCATCGTCGACTACGCCATGTCGCAAGGCAAGCGATCCTTCGCCGCGCTCATCCCGGACAATGATTACGGCCGCATTGCCGCGGCGGAGTTTCAGCAGGTGGCGGCGCGGCGCGGCGTCAGGGTGATGGAGATCGATCATTATCAGCCGCAGACGATGAATGCCGCGGTTCAAAAGATTGCCGCGCTTGGCAATCAGATCGACGCGCTCTTCATTGCCGATCAGGCCAGCGCGATGCCGGCTATGGCACGCGCGCTCACGGCCAATAACCTCAATTCGCACAAGCTGCAGATCCTTGGAACCGGCTTGTGGAATGATCCACGCGTGCTGTCTCTGCCGGCGCTTCAAGGCGCCTGGTTCGCGGCGCCGGACAATACGGGCTTCAATGCTTTTGCGGCGCGCTACCGCGCCAAATATGGTTCCGATCCGACGCGCATCGCAACGCTGAGCTATGATGCTGTGTCGCTCGCCGTCGCGCTGGCGCATCGGCCGGGTCCGGACCGTTTTTCGACGGCCATACTCACCAATCGTGCCGGGTTCAACGGTGCCGACGGTGTCTTCCGCTTCCAGCCTAACGGTTTGAACGACCGTGGCCTTGCCATTATGAAGATCGATAATGGAATGGCTGCGCAAGTCAGCCCCGCGCCGCATGTGCTCACTGCGTCCTCAACCTGAGTTAGCGTTGCGGTATAGGCGGGCGGGAATCGGCCTTAAGCGTCATGTGGTGGCGCCAACCGGCCTTTCAGCCGCGCGATCATGCGGGCAAAGACATCGCTCGCGGGGACGGCGCGCGCGAGGATGAGCGCACCTTGAAGGGCGGCCACGGTATCTTCGGCGAGCGCTTGCGCAGTGTCCGTATCATGGCCGGCACGTGCGAGCGCATCGGTCAGCGCCTGCGTCCACGCGCTGAAATATGAACCGACCTGTTGCCCGAATCGATCGCGCGAGTCGCCGAGCGCCAAAACGCCGACGAGACATAGACGCCGCCCGGAACGGAAATAATCGTCGACCGCGATCAGCATATGCTCGATCGCGCTCCACGGTTGCTCGTCTTGCCGGAGCGGCTTGAAAATATGGGTCTCGAACCAGAGGTCGATTTCCGCGAGAACGGCCGCGGCCATTTCTGATTTTCCACCAGGGAAAAAATTATACAGACTGCCTTTGCCGAGGCCGGTTTTTTCGGTGATCAGCGAAAGACTCGCGCCTTCGAAGCCATGCTCGCGAAACACTTCCGCGAGTGCTGCGAGCACCTCGGCACGATCACGGCCGCGCGGCGACACGGGTTTTAGAGTCCCTGTTCCGCGAGGCCGGGCGCATCATTGGGCCTCGGCCCCGCCGGCCAGAAGAATTTGCGCGCGGCTTCTGTGATTGGGACATCATTGATGCTCGCTTCGCGCCGCCGCATGAGCCCGGCCGCGTCGAACTCCCATTGCTCATTGCCATAGGATCTATACCAATTGTCGGCGGCGTCGCGCCATTCATATTGGAAGCGCACCGCGATGCGGTTCTCGTGAAAGCCCCAAAGCTCTTTGATCAGACGATAGTCGAGTTCTTTCGCCCATTTGCGCGCGAGGAACTCGATGATGGCCGCGCGGCCTTGCAGAAATTCGGAGCGGTTGCGCCAGATGCTGTCCTCGGTATAGGCGCCGGCGACCTTGACGGGATCGCGCCCGTTCCAGGCGTTTTCGGCAAGGCGGACTTTCTGGGTCGCGGTTTCGAAGGTGAAGGGCGGCAGCGGGGGGCGGAGGTCGGACATTTGCAGGCTCCCGATTTCGAATGCGTGACACTTGACTCATGCGTTTATTTGTACCGATTAGTACAAATAAACGCATGCAAGGTCAATTCGGGATAGCCGCGACAAAAAAATGCCGAGGGAAATGGGCTTCCCTCGGCATTTGCCGAAAACGGATGGCGCTTTTGCGCGAGGAACGGAGCTCAGAGTCCGTCGAACAGCGCGGTCGACAGATAACGCTCGGCAAAGGACGGGATGATGATCACGATATTCTTGCCTTCGAATTCGGGGCGCAGACCGATTTCGACGGCTGCCGCGACAGCGGCGCCTGACGAAATGCCGACAGGGATGCCTTCAAGTCGGGCAACGAGACGCGCTGTGTCGAAAGCAGTCTGATTGCCGACGGTGACGACTTCGTCGATGAGCGAGCGATCGAGGATCGATGGCACGAAGCCGGCGCCGATACCCTGAATCTTATGGGGGCCGGGCTGACCGCCGGACAGCACCGGCGAATCTTCCGGCTCGATCGCCACGATCCGCAGGCTCGGCCGGCGCGGCTTCAGAACCTGGGCGACGCCGGTGATTGTCCCCCCCGTGCCGACGCCGGACACGAAAACGTCAACCTCGCCACCGGTGTCGGTCCAAATCTCTTCCGCCGTCGTGCGGCGATGAATTTCGGGATTGGCGGGATTCTCAAATTGCTGCGGCATCACCGCGTTGGGGGTCGAATCGACGAGTTCCTGCGCCTTGGCAATAGCGCCCTTCATGCCTTGCGGAGCCGGAGTCAAAACCAATTCGGCGCCGAGGAGCGCGAGCATTTTGCGCCGTTCGATCGACATGGACTCCGGCATGACGAGAATGAGTCTATAGCCGCGTGCCGCTGCGACGAAGGCGAGGGCGATCCCGGTATTGCCGGAGGTCGGTTCGATCAGCACGCTCTTGCCGGGCGTGATCCGGCCGTCCGCTTCCATCGCGGCGATCATGTTGACGCCGATACGGTCCTTGACGCTGGAAATTGGATTGAAGAATTCGAGCTTGGCCAGAAGGTTCGCCTTGACGCCTTTTTCCTTGGCGATCTTGCTCAGCCTGACGAGCGGTGTATTGCCGACCGTGTCGATAATGGAATCGTAGATGCGTCCGCGCCCGGGGGCTGCGGCGAGGCTTTCGGCCTCTTTCATTGCTGGTTGCGCCATGGTGTCCTCCTCCTGACGACGATGTTCATGATCAGCTCATGACCGTATCGCTGCAGGCTGAAAACGTCGGACGATTAGCCTTCGCCGTTGACGCTCAAACGACACGTTCATGCGCGCCTACCATGAGCTGATGCAATATTATGCTAGTGTTTTTGTCAACTAAACTCCGGCGGGAAACGGTCGCAAACACATTGCTCATATGTTAATTAGAAATATTTGATCAGCGATCCCGTGAAATCAGACGGAGCGCAGCATTCAGATCGTGAAATCCGGGCGCGGAGAATCGTCGGAAAAGATCTTCTTGTCGCAGGCGCTCTGGCAAATATCGTCGATGGTCACAGCTTCGAGTTCGGTCAAAAAAGCTTGTGCCGCCTGCTCGACGATCGGGCCGATGATCAGCTTGACGAAACGGCTTTCTTGCACCTCGGGCGACTCGGTGGCGGCGTCCGCCATCACGGCGCGCACGACTTCCGCCGCGCTGATCCGGCGCCGCTCTCGGGCCAGCTCATAACCGCCGCGAGGGCCGCGTACACCCTTTAAAATATTGGCGCGGACCAGAGTCTGCAGCAAAGTTTCGAGGTGGCGCGGCGGCAGGTTGAGGCGGCCGGCCAGCGCCTTGGCTGCGACAGGCTGTGGCCGCGCGTGAAGGGCGACATCGGCGACGGCGGCCAGCGCGAGCAGGCTGCGATGAGAGAGAAGAATCATCCGTCCTTCTCCAGGCAAAGGGAGGTTCCGGTCGATCCGAACCCGTTGGTCCCGCGTTCCGTTCCGCCGAGTTCTCGCACAATCGTAAGAGAGGCTTGCACCACAGGCGCGATGACCAATTGAGCAATTCGCACACCGCGGCTGATTTCGAAAGGCTCACTGCCGAAATTGACCAGCAGAACTTTAATTTCCCCACGATAATCGGAATCGATCGTGCCCGGCGCGTTCAGAACGGTGACGCCATGCTCCAAAGCGAGCCCAGAGCGGGGCCGCACCTGCGCTTCGAAACCTTGCGGAAGTTGCACAGCAAGCCCGGTCGGCACGAGGTGGCGGGCACCGGGCTCGATGACGATCTTGCTGTCGGCTGCGACGGCTGCGACGAGATCGAGACCGGCCGCGCCCGCGCTTTGATAGCTGGGTAGCGGTAGATCCGCGCCATGTGGGAGCCGCTGGACCGCGATCACTACAGCGGCGCATGTTTCACGCATCGGAGCCGTCCTTGAGCATCGCTTTGAACATTGCAGCAAAGCGTGCGACGAGCCGCTCCGCTACTGCATACTTATGCAGACGCGGCAGCGCCTCCACCCCTGCCTTCGTCACAATCGTTACTTGGTTTTCGTCGCCTCCCATGACGTCGGCTGCGCTGCTCACGTCATTGGCAACGATCACATCGCAGCCCTTGCGCGCCAGTTTCGCTTTTGCGTGGGCGAGGACATCGGTGGTTTCGGCCGCAAATCCGACCACGATGCGGGGGCGTTTTTCACTATGCTGGGCGACCGTGGCTAGAATATCCGGATTTTCGACGAGCTGGAGAACCGGCGCGCCATCAGTGCTTTTTTTGATTTTGTCAGGCGCGGCTTCGGCGGCACGCCAATCGGCGACCGCTGCGGCTGCGATGAAAATATCGGCCGGCAGCGCCGCTTCCACCGCCGCAGCCATTTCGGCCGCGGTCTCGACATGCTTGGTCGCGATGCCAACCGGATCCGGTAGCGTGACCGGGCCACTGATGAGCACGACCTCGGCGCCTGCCGCCGCTGCGGCGGCGGCAAGGGCGTGGCCCTGTTTGCCAGATGAGCGATTGGCAATATAGCGCACCGGATCGAGCGGCTCATGCGTGGGGCCGGAGGTGACGACGACGCGGCGCCCTGCGAGCGGGCCGTCCGTCTCTTGCGACCGTGACCTTAGCGGCAGAGCTATCCTTGTCTCGCCTTGCAGGGCCGCCTCGATCGCCGCCAGAATTGCCGGCGGTTCGCTCATCCGGCCTGGCCCATATTCGCCGCAGGCCATGTCGCCTTCATCGGGGCCGACGACAAGCACGCCATCCCGATGCAGAACCGCCATGTTGCGCCGGGTGGCTGGATGCAGCCACATGCGCAGATTCATTGATGGCGCGACCAAAATCTTCTTATCGGTCGCCAGCAGGAGGGTCGAGGCGAGCTCATTGGCGAGCCCTTGCGCCATTTTAGCGAGAAGGTCGGCGGTTGCGGGTGCCACGACCAGAAGATCGGCGTCGCGCGACAATTGGATGTGTCCGATCTCGGTCTCGTCCGTCAGCGAAAAGAGATCGTCGAACACTTTGCCGCCGGCAAGGCTTGCGACCGATAAGGGCGTGACAAACTCTTTGGCCGCCGCGGTCATCACGATCCGCAGCGACGCGCCCCGTTCGCGCAGCCGGCGAATGAGGTCGAGCACCTTGTAGGCAGCTATGCCGCCGCCGATGATGATGAGTATGCGTTTTCCCGTGAGGGCCATGCGCGATCCCGGACTTCGACCCACGATGATGATCTAGCATATCTGCAATGGTAGAGCATTTTCCGATCGGAAAATTCTGAAAATCAATAAGGTGGAGCATGTTTTGATCAATGGGACGGCAGATTATCCGATGTCTGAGAGAGCGGAAATGTCCACCAACTTTTCTGGAACATGCTGCAGCGAGATGGCAAGCATCTTCGTGAGCTTGGCCACCTTTCGGCGGCTCAGTGCATAATAAAATAGCCAATCAAGGATAGCGCAATCACCCAAAGTGCGAGATGGCCGAGACGCAGGGCATGCGCATGCGCATCTTCGATCTTTTGAAGCGCCGTTTCGGAAATTTCGAAACCCTCTTCGGCGATGACCTCGAGCCGCGCCGTGATGTTTTCCGTCCGCACCAGCGTGGCCGGAAGCCCGGCGGCAAATTTTGCGAGCGAGCCGGTGATGCGCTTCATATCGTCGATCCGGCCGAGGAGGCCGAGATTGTCCTCGATCCAGCTCCGCACCACCGGCTCTGCCGTCGACCACATGTCGAGCTTGGGATCGAGGCCGCGCGCGACGCCTTCGACGACGACCATGGTTTTTTGCAAAAGGACGAGTTCGATGCGTGTCTTCATGTCGAAGAGCGCGGTGACCTCGAACAAAAGCGTGAGAAGCTTCGCCATCGAGATCTGGTCGGCCGGCCGGGCATGGATCGGTTCGCCTATCGCGCGCAAGGCCCGGGCAAAATCCTCGACCGCATGCTGGCGCGGCACATAGCCGGCTTCGAAATGCACCTCCGCGACGCGCCGGTAGTCGCGGGTGATGAAGCCGAAGATAACCTCGGCGAGAAACCGCCGCTCCATCCTGCCGAGCTGCCCCATAATGCCGAAATCGACGGCGGTGAGCCGGCCTTCGCTGTCGATGAAGAGATTGCCTTGATGCATATCGGCATGAAAAAAGCCGTCACGCATCGCATGCCGCAGGAAGGATTGAATGACGGTCCGCCCCAAGGCCGGCAGATCATAGCCCTTGGCCGCGAGCGCGGACGCATCGGAGAGCGGAATGCCGTCGATCCATTCGAGCGTCAGCACCTCGCGCTCGGTCCGATCCCAGTCGACACCGGGCACGCGGAAATCGCTTTCTCCGGCGGTATTCTCGGCGAATTCTGAGGCGGCCGCCGCCTCCAGCCGAAAGTCCATTTCGATCTTCACGGTGCGGGCGAGCGTATCGACGACTTCCACCGGTTTCAGCCGCTTCGCATCGGGAAACCAGCGCTCGGCGATCCGGGCCGCGAAATACATGTCGGAAAGGTCGCGCTTGAAGCGCCGCTCGATGTCGGGACGCAGCACTTTGACGGCGACTTCGCGTTCGCCCTTGCCGTCGCGGACGCGGGCCTTATGGACCTGCGCGATCGAGGCGGCGGCGACGGGTTCGCCGAACGCGACGAAGATCTCGTCGAGTGGCCGGGAAAAGGCGGCTTCGATCGTCTTCACCGCCAATGCGCGCGGAAAAGGTGCCATGCGGTCTTGCAGACGCTCGAGCCGGAGGGCGACCTCGGGGCCGACGACATCGGGTCGTGTCGCCAAGAACTGTCCGAGCTTCACATAAGATGGACCAAGGCGGCCGATGGCTTCGGGCAAAACATCGATCCCGGAGCCACGCTGGCGCCGGGCGATGAGCTTTGCCAAGACGAAAGGCACACGCGCGGAGATCGGCAGGCTCGTGAGATCGATATGGCTGAAGACGCCGGCACGGGCGAGAACAAAGCCCGCACGTGTAAGCCGCAGTATATGCCCCGGGGAAAAAATCACGCGTCGAGCGCTTTCGATGTGAGATGTGGCATGGACAGGCGTTCGGCTCCTGCGAGCACCAGCGCCCGGCTGGAACGCCGGGCTATGCTCTAGAGCGTTTTCCGATCGGGTGGAAACCCCCGATCGGAAAACGCTCCAAATCAATAAGCCGGAGCATGTTCTCATCAGAAAAGTCGATCAGCTTTTCTGGAACATGCTTTAGAACATGTCCGGAAAAAGTTGACAGGCTTTCCGATATTTTTGACATCGGATATATCTGGTGGCCCATTGAGGATATGCTCCAACTTGTTGAAGCAAGGTTGGGTTGCCCAGCTTATTTGGGTCGGCTGTCGGGTATTTTCATAATGGCCGGACGTGAGAGGAAGCCTGGAAGCTACGCCATTCGGTTCACATTTTCCGATTGATTTTACAAGATATGGTGGTGACCAAACCTTATTCTCGGCGGCTCCGCGACCAGCCAAACATATCTGCGGCGGATGCGCGCCGCTGCCGCAGGCGCGGCAAAAGGATTCTCGCGACAATCTAGCTTGATCTGCGCATCTTTCGACGGAAGGGTAACACGCGGTTCGATCGCGTCGGTTGAGCTGATAGGCGAGTTGCGGTAGGGGGCGATGAGCAGAGTGGAGGCGAGCGCGCCGCACTGTGCGGAAGGCAATTCGGAGATGCCGCCCGTGCCGCCTCCAGAGCCTAAGCGGCTTTCCTTTGGCATTTTGAGTGCCGGAGCGGTCGGCAATATTCTTGAATGGTATGATTTCGGGCTCTATGGGCTTTTCGCGCCGGTTTTGGCGGCGCTCTTCTTTCCGGCGCATGACCGCACCGCCGCATTGCTCGGCGTCTATGGCGGCTTTGCGGTCGGTTTCATGATGCGGCCGATCGGCGGTTTGGTTTTGGGCCATTTCGGCGATCGGCTCGGCCGACGTTTCGTCTTGATCTGGTCGATCGCCATGATGGGGGTCACGACCGCGGCGATCGGTCTTTTGCCGACCTATTCGGAAATCGGCATCGGCGCACCTGTCCTGCTGCTTCTGCTGCGAATCGTTCAAGGCTTTTCCGTCGGCGGCGAATTCACCGGCTCGGTCGCCTATCTAGTGGAAAGCGCGCCGCCGCATCGGCGCGGGCTCGCCGGCAGCTTCGCCAATATCGGCGCGACAGCCGGCATGCTACTCGCCGCCGGCATCGCTGCCGCGGCGATCACCTTCTCTGACCCCAAACATCTGCAGAGCTGGCTCTGGCGCATCCCGTTTCTGTTCGGTGGCCTCATTGCGGCGCTCGGCTTTCTCCTGCGCAATCGTCTTCAGGAGCCAAACCCGGCGCGAAAGCCGTCACGGCCGGATAGGTTGCCGCTGAAACAGGCGATCAGCGACGCGCCGCGAACCATGCTATGGGCGACATTGTTCACTTCGGGCTATGGCATCGTCGATTATCTCACCATGGTGTTCCTGCCGACTTATGCGAGCGAATACGGGGGGATCAGTGAAAGCCATGCGTTGCAGATCAATACCGTGGCGCAGGCGGTCGCCCTGGCGATCGTGCCTTTGGCCGGCTGGAAGACGGATCATGCGATCCGCCGGCGAAGCTTGCTGATCGGTGTCTTCCTCGCCGAATGCGCTGTCGCATGGTTCTGTTTCAAACTGGCCTATGGCGGCGGTTTGGGCGGCTTCTTCGTGGCACAGATCGGCTTCGGCCTCTTGCTTGCGCTTGTGATGGGGACGGCGCCGGCGATGCTGGCCGAGCAATTCAAGAGCGATTACCGTCTGAGCGGTTATTCGCTGTGTTTCAACATCGGGATCGGCATTGCCGGCGGCACGGCGCCGATCGTCGCCACCGTGCTCATCGCCGCGACGGGCAATCACTTCGCGCCCGCGCTTTATCTGATGCTCGCCAGCGCCATTGCGGCCGGGGCGGCCTTCATGCTGGTGGATGGCAGTCGCGCCCCCCTGCGCTGAGGTTGCAGGCGCAAAGAGAAGGCGTTGCGAGCTCGGCACAAGCCTCTGGGATTATCCTCATCCCACATGAAATTAGCTTCGACCCTCCGTCGTCCACCGGCGTCATGGCCACACTCCCCGACCATGGCGACCATCCCAGGGCGGGACGTGGCGGCCTCTTCCGGCCGCGCGCCCTCGGGAGTTGATCTCGCCCTTTTTTCCGGTGGCGACGAAAGGGTCTTTCTCAACCCTGTCACCGGACGCACAAAATATGGCACGCCGCATGGCTGCGCCGAAGACGAGGCCTGGTTCTCGTCTTCGACGGGCACGGCGATTTCGGCCCGCGGCTATGCGGCCGCCGTGGCGGCTTGGCAAAAGTTTTTTGCCGGTAGCCAGACGCTCGAAGAAGGCTTCGACGAGATCCGTCAAAAATTGACGCAGATTTTTGGCATCGAAGGAACCCAAGCCGTCCTCGCCGGCTCGGGAACCGAAGCCGTCCTCATCTCGCTTGCTCTGGCGCGCATGGTCTGCCGGGCCAGTGTCACCGCCATCATCGTTGGGTGCGCCGAGACAGGACGTGGCGTGAGCGCCGCCGCGGCAGGTCTGCATTTTGTCCGCCAGGCGGCTTTTGCCGCAGTCATCCCCGGCGATCGATTGGCCGGTTTCGAGACCATGGACATCAACGTCGATACGGTCGCGATCCGCGACCGAGGCGGCGCTTTACGGCCACCCGGCGAGGTCGATGCGGAACTCGCGCAAAAAGCCGAGACGGCGCGCCGTGCCGGGCGCGATGTCATCATTCATCGGCTCGAAGCCTCGAAGACCGGCCATTCCGCGCCGAGCCTCGCCGTGCTCGACCAGCTTTGCAAAGCCGCGCCAGGCCAGATTTTGGTGCTCGCCGACGCCTGCCAACTCAGATGTTCGGCGGCGCATGTCCAAAGCCTTCTGCAGCGCGGCTATCTCGTCTCTTTGACCGGATCGAAATTCGCTGGCGGACCGCCCTTCGCTGGCGCGCTTCTCGTCCCGCCCGCCGTTATGCAACGGCTGCGGCCGATGCCCTTGCCGGCGGGTTTGGCGGCCTATAGCGCGCAATTGGACTGGCCGCCGATGTTGCGGCCCATGCTGTCGCCCGGCCTTCTGCCTCTGGCCAATATCGGCTTGGCCTTGCGTTGGCA
The window above is part of the Methylovirgula sp. HY1 genome. Proteins encoded here:
- the ubiB gene encoding 2-polyprenylphenol 6-hydroxylase — protein: MIFSPGHILRLTRAGFVLARAGVFSHIDLTSLPISARVPFVLAKLIARRQRGSGIDVLPEAIGRLGPSYVKLGQFLATRPDVVGPEVALRLERLQDRMAPFPRALAVKTIEAAFSRPLDEIFVAFGEPVAAASIAQVHKARVRDGKGEREVAVKVLRPDIERRFKRDLSDMYFAARIAERWFPDAKRLKPVEVVDTLARTVKIEMDFRLEAAAASEFAENTAGESDFRVPGVDWDRTEREVLTLEWIDGIPLSDASALAAKGYDLPALGRTVIQSFLRHAMRDGFFHADMHQGNLFIDSEGRLTAVDFGIMGQLGRMERRFLAEVIFGFITRDYRRVAEVHFEAGYVPRQHAVEDFARALRAIGEPIHARPADQISMAKLLTLLFEVTALFDMKTRIELVLLQKTMVVVEGVARGLDPKLDMWSTAEPVVRSWIEDNLGLLGRIDDMKRITGSLAKFAAGLPATLVRTENITARLEVIAEEGFEISETALQKIEDAHAHALRLGHLALWVIALSLIGYFIMH
- a CDS encoding MFS transporter produces the protein MSRVEASAPHCAEGNSEMPPVPPPEPKRLSFGILSAGAVGNILEWYDFGLYGLFAPVLAALFFPAHDRTAALLGVYGGFAVGFMMRPIGGLVLGHFGDRLGRRFVLIWSIAMMGVTTAAIGLLPTYSEIGIGAPVLLLLLRIVQGFSVGGEFTGSVAYLVESAPPHRRGLAGSFANIGATAGMLLAAGIAAAAITFSDPKHLQSWLWRIPFLFGGLIAALGFLLRNRLQEPNPARKPSRPDRLPLKQAISDAPRTMLWATLFTSGYGIVDYLTMVFLPTYASEYGGISESHALQINTVAQAVALAIVPLAGWKTDHAIRRRSLLIGVFLAECAVAWFCFKLAYGGGLGGFFVAQIGFGLLLALVMGTAPAMLAEQFKSDYRLSGYSLCFNIGIGIAGGTAPIVATVLIAATGNHFAPALYLMLASAIAAGAAFMLVDGSRAPLR